Genomic DNA from Acidimicrobiales bacterium:
CCACCGCCTGCTGCGCACCGTTGGTGACCACGATCTGTTCGGCCGTAGTGGGCAGACCGTTGCGGGTGAAGTGCTCGGCGATGGCCACGCGCAGCGGAGCGAGTCCGGCCGGTTCCGACGAGTCGAGAAGCTCCGGCCGGGCGTCGAGGCGTACCTGTTGGATCACGTCGAACACGATGGGAGTGATCTGATTGACGGCCAACAGCATGTCGATCGAATGGCGGCGAGTGTCGAAGAGCGAGTCGCTGAGACGAGGCTCATCGAGCGCCCGATACGACGCACTGCTCGCAACCACTCGGGTGCCGCTCCCCTGCCGACGCTGCACCGCGCCGAGTTCGGACAGCTTCTCGTAGGACGCAACGACCGTTCCTCGCGACACCGAGAGCTCGGCCGCCAGCGACCGCTCGGCCGGGAGCAGATCGCCATCACCGAGCACGCCCTCATCGATGAGCGTCGCAATCGCCGACGCCAGCTGGAGATAGAGCGGGCCATCGCCACCGGACCACGGCCCCAACCGGTGGCTCAGCTCGTTTGCGTCCAATTTCCGGGCATTGGCACTCGATCTCGCCGACATGGTCCACGACACTAGTCCAATGATCACGAACGCTCCTGCGCCAATCGACCAACATTGGACCATTGATCGGTCGAACGATCTCGACGCCATCCCACCGATGACGGCACGCGACATCGCTCGGATCCTCGGTTCGCTTCCCATCGCACGTCTGGCGGGATGGCAGCACGAACTCGCCACGGTGCTGACCGATCTGGCCGACGACGCCGGTCTCCCGTGCCCGTTCGATCGGCACGACCCCGCCGTCGTCCTCCTCCGGGCGCTCGGCCTGCTGGCGACACACGCGCCGCACGCCGCCAGCCCACTGGCTCGCCAACTCGCCGATGCGCTCGCCCTCGCCGTTCAGCCGAACTCCACCCCCGCTGTTCAGCCGAACTCCACCCCCGCTGTTCAGCCGAACAGTGCCGACAAGTCGCTGGCATCCACCAACGAACCCGCAGTCCACAGCACCTGATGCGTGGGCCCGATCGCCGCCGGGGCCGCAGCGTCGGCCTCGGCGGTATCGCGCAGCGTTCGGACGGCGTCACGCAGCGTGCGATGACCGATCGCATCGATCGCCGCATCGTCGAGTGCTCGCACCGAAGGGTCGAGGGTGCGATTCACGATCGTGAGCGCCGGCGGATGGCCACGCCGACGCAGCTCGGCGGCCAGTTCGGTGCCACGTGCCCGGGGCACCGCCTCGGGAGTCTGCACCACCACGTAGCGGGTGTCGGGATCCGACAACCGCCGCTTCACCGCTCGGGCACGTCGGGCAAAGCCGGGCTGGAGACTCGAGAACAGCCAGAAGAACTCGGCGATCTGCTCGAGGAAGGGGCCGCCGAGCAGCCGCTCGGCCACCACCAGGAACGGCTTGGCTGCCACCCGCACCATGCGCGTGCGATAGGGAGCCGTGAGCCAGGTCAGCAACCGGCTGCCGAAGAACTCGAGCATGCGGTCCGGAGCGTCGAGTACGTCGAGCGCATGGACCGACGGCGGGGTGTCAATGACCACGAGGTCGTAGTCGTCCTGATCGGCAAGGTCGACGAGTCGGTCGAGCGCGATGTAGTCGTGGCTCTGCACGAAGCGGGTGGTGAGGGTCTGGTAGAGCTCGTTGTCGAGCAGTCCGTCGCGTGTTGCGTTGTCGGGCGCGTGGCGTCGCACCAGTCGGTCCCAACTCTGCTCCATGTCGACCATCACGGCCCACATGGCACCCGCCCCGCCGTCGTGGTCGGCGGTCGGGCCCAGGGGAACGCTCATCGGCACCTCGGCGACACCCCCCGCCCCCGACTCGCCCACCCCCAGCGCATCGGCCAAGCGCCGTGCGGGGTCGACCGTCACCACCAACGCTCGGCGTCCGTGCTCGATCGCGGCGCGAGCTGCCATGGCCGCGGCCAGGGTGGTCTTGCCGACCCCTCCCGGCCCGACGACGACCACCACCTTGGCCTCGGCGAGCAGCCGATCGAGCGTGGACGCATCGCGAGTGGCGACGTCGTTCGCGCTCACGTGTCGTCACCCACTCCGCCGGTGTCGTCGGCCCCGTGCGCGTCGACCCCCTGGCCGTCGTCGAACAACGGGCTGGCGTCGTGCGGCAACGAGCCCCGAGCCGCCCGGAGGTAGGCGTAGGGCGTCACGTGCCGGAAGTTCGACACGCGTGAGAGGTAGACGTCGGCGTACCGCTCGACCTGGCGGGCGAACAGGCTCTTGTCGTTCCCGGCTCGCATGAGCGGCCCCCAGTTCGGGTTGCCCAGCTGGGTGGCCGCCTTGGCCAGCGGCGCCACCTCGCCGTCGAGACGGGTGGCGTCGGCGCCGGCTCCGGCGAGCGACCGTTCGATGTCGACGATCGGGTCGCCGCTGGCGATGGCTCGCCGCCGCTCCATGCGCAGCGTGGCCTGACGTTGTTCGACGGCGACCTTCTGCCGCATCAGCTCAATGAGCTGGCGCTCCTGGGGAGCGAAGGCGATGGCGTCGTCGACCTCGGCTTCGAGCTCCCGTGAGATCAGGGCGGTGCGCCAGCGCAGGATGTCCTTGGTCACGTGCACGTCGCCGAACAGGTGGTCGCCGACGTAGAGCATCTGGGCCGGCGTCAGACCCGACCACTCCTCGACCAGTCGAGCATGCCCCCCGAAGTACACCTCGCCCTTGATCAATGGTCCGAAGTGCGGCTGCAGCAGCGAACGCTCCTCGTCGACCACTCGGTAGATCGGGTCACGATCGGCGAAGAACCGAGGCTTGGCGGCCGAGACGATCACGAGATCGAACAGGTCGCGCCACGTGGTGCCCTCGGCACAGTACGCGTCGATCGCTCGGGCCATGGTGGCTCGGGTGTAGGCCCAGTCGGAGTTGGTGATCAGGACGATCTTCTTGCCCGCCAGCCGCTGGTCGACGATCGTCGGCACGATCTCGGGGTTCGGGTCGATGAAGCGTTCCGGGTCGGCCAGGATCTCGGCCTTGAGCATGCCCTCGGCATGGGCCCAGCCGAGGGCGTCGTCGATCTGCCAGTAGAGGTCGTGGTAGCTCATGACACCCGGAAGTCGACCCGCATCGTGCTGGTCGACGAGCTGGGTCCACAGCGCGGCCCGGCTCAGCTCGAACAGGGTGTTCATGAATTCGAACCGCTCCGACGACAGTTCGACGACCGTCTCGGCGTAGGCCTCGCGTTGGGAGTCGAAGTCGAGCAGATGTGTGCCGTGCAGCGCCCGCACCACGTAGCCGAAGCGGGTGGCCTTGACCAGGTTGCCGGTCGCCAGATCGAACACGAGGCCCAGCGTGAAGCGTTCGGGCTCGAAGATC
This window encodes:
- a CDS encoding ArsA-related P-loop ATPase; amino-acid sequence: MSANDVATRDASTLDRLLAEAKVVVVVGPGGVGKTTLAAAMAARAAIEHGRRALVVTVDPARRLADALGVGESGAGGVAEVPMSVPLGPTADHDGGAGAMWAVMVDMEQSWDRLVRRHAPDNATRDGLLDNELYQTLTTRFVQSHDYIALDRLVDLADQDDYDLVVIDTPPSVHALDVLDAPDRMLEFFGSRLLTWLTAPYRTRMVRVAAKPFLVVAERLLGGPFLEQIAEFFWLFSSLQPGFARRARAVKRRLSDPDTRYVVVQTPEAVPRARGTELAAELRRRGHPPALTIVNRTLDPSVRALDDAAIDAIGHRTLRDAVRTLRDTAEADAAAPAAIGPTHQVLWTAGSLVDASDLSALFG
- a CDS encoding HAD-IG family 5'-nucleotidase, encoding MSHPPATGIFCNRTLNLRSVKVIGYDMDYTLVHYRVEEWERSAFEHARSRLAARGWPVDDLIFEPERFTLGLVFDLATGNLVKATRFGYVVRALHGTHLLDFDSQREAYAETVVELSSERFEFMNTLFELSRAALWTQLVDQHDAGRLPGVMSYHDLYWQIDDALGWAHAEGMLKAEILADPERFIDPNPEIVPTIVDQRLAGKKIVLITNSDWAYTRATMARAIDAYCAEGTTWRDLFDLVIVSAAKPRFFADRDPIYRVVDEERSLLQPHFGPLIKGEVYFGGHARLVEEWSGLTPAQMLYVGDHLFGDVHVTKDILRWRTALISRELEAEVDDAIAFAPQERQLIELMRQKVAVEQRQATLRMERRRAIASGDPIVDIERSLAGAGADATRLDGEVAPLAKAATQLGNPNWGPLMRAGNDKSLFARQVERYADVYLSRVSNFRHVTPYAYLRAARGSLPHDASPLFDDGQGVDAHGADDTGGVGDDT